Proteins from a genomic interval of Acetobacterium woodii DSM 1030:
- a CDS encoding DNA adenine methylase → MNSFIPWIGGKRLLRKTIIEMFPNDFDRYIEVFGGAGWVLFAKDKHANLEIYNDYDGQLANLFRCVKFHPDEVKKEISCVLNSREFFDDFKAQLDMRGLTDIQRAGRYFMIIKTSYGADRKTYGGTKKNLNKSTDYLSEISDRLNGVVIENRDFERIIKVHDRPGALFYLDPPYHGTEKYYQIGFGDTDHIRLRDCLKEIRGKFILSYNNDDFVRELYQDFNLIEISRRNSLLERYSDKDKEYKEVIITNY, encoded by the coding sequence ATGAATAGTTTTATACCATGGATTGGCGGGAAACGCCTGTTAAGAAAAACAATAATTGAAATGTTTCCAAATGACTTTGATCGATACATTGAAGTCTTTGGCGGGGCCGGATGGGTGCTTTTTGCAAAAGATAAGCATGCAAATCTGGAAATTTATAATGATTATGATGGACAACTGGCCAATTTATTCCGATGCGTGAAGTTTCACCCGGATGAAGTTAAGAAGGAAATATCCTGTGTCCTCAATTCCCGGGAGTTTTTCGACGACTTCAAAGCTCAATTGGATATGCGTGGATTAACCGATATTCAACGTGCAGGACGGTATTTTATGATCATCAAAACATCATATGGGGCCGATAGAAAGACCTATGGAGGGACAAAGAAGAACCTCAATAAAAGCACAGACTATCTGAGTGAGATCAGTGATCGGCTAAATGGTGTGGTGATCGAAAACAGAGACTTTGAGCGGATCATTAAAGTTCATGATCGGCCCGGTGCGCTTTTTTATCTCGATCCACCTTATCATGGGACAGAAAAATATTATCAAATTGGCTTCGGAGATACGGATCATATAAGATTGAGAGATTGCTTGAAAGAAATCAGAGGAAAGTTTATACTGAGTTATAACAATGATGATTTTGTTCGGGAATTGTACCAGGACTTCAACCTGATTGAAATCAGCCGGAGAAATTCGCTGCTTGAGAGATATAGTGACAAAGATAAAGAATACAAAGAAGTAATAATCACGAATTATTAA
- a CDS encoding D-Ala-D-Ala carboxypeptidase family metallohydrolase, with amino-acid sequence MSNKLFDVNTIYAPHVQNDGWGPEVRNGVDAGTTGQNKRLEAFTCKLELPEGVDLHVMCRAHVKNKGWLDPVYDGEICGTVGEGLSLQAIQLQLSGADSDKYEIWIQVHVQNRGWMNWMSGGELAGTVGFDLQAEAIRIMVFAKGVSLKTDGVVGFVEYVAPPAADPVVNKNMAGKYFSWKELSCDCPPWKYGFGWCDGYPEQDLKNQNAPYLIDILDKVREYFGSQVIVTSMIRCQDCNDHWGGIPGSYHTTWQAVDIVVPGHSAYEVAVVANNLTGCGARYYEIDQFTHLEPPGCGVYCQQAA; translated from the coding sequence ATGAGTAACAAACTATTTGATGTTAATACCATTTACGCGCCCCATGTCCAGAATGATGGCTGGGGACCCGAAGTAAGAAATGGTGTGGATGCTGGCACGACTGGCCAAAATAAACGATTAGAAGCTTTTACCTGCAAACTGGAACTACCCGAAGGCGTGGATCTCCATGTTATGTGCCGGGCACATGTAAAAAATAAAGGCTGGCTCGATCCGGTCTATGATGGCGAAATTTGCGGAACCGTAGGCGAGGGTTTATCTCTGCAGGCGATTCAGTTACAATTATCCGGCGCTGATTCAGACAAGTATGAAATCTGGATTCAGGTTCATGTTCAAAACCGAGGCTGGATGAATTGGATGAGTGGTGGCGAACTGGCCGGAACGGTTGGATTTGATCTTCAGGCTGAAGCGATCCGGATCATGGTTTTTGCGAAAGGTGTCAGTCTAAAAACGGATGGTGTTGTTGGTTTCGTCGAATATGTCGCGCCTCCTGCAGCCGATCCGGTCGTTAATAAAAATATGGCGGGAAAATATTTTTCATGGAAAGAGTTGTCGTGTGATTGCCCTCCTTGGAAATACGGATTCGGTTGGTGCGATGGGTATCCGGAACAAGATCTAAAAAACCAAAATGCGCCGTATCTAATCGATATTTTAGATAAGGTTAGAGAGTATTTTGGTAGCCAGGTTATTGTTACTTCGATGATCCGTTGTCAGGATTGTAATGATCATTGGGGTGGGATTCCGGGATCTTATCACACAACATGGCAAGCAGTTGACATTGTTGTTCCTGGTCACAGTGCTTATGAGGTGGCTGTCGTTGCCAATAACTTGACGGGATGCGGCGCAAGGTATTATGAGATTGATCAATTCACCCATCTTGAACCACCAGGATGCGGCGTTTATTGTCAGCAAGCTGCCTAA
- a CDS encoding phage holin family protein — protein sequence MRYLVDSPILSGIFTAVVGFLTWLFGGWDVLMCVLVTLMAIDYITGLMVAYVTKTLSSAIGLKGLFKKIAELFVVMTAVQIDMATGQGGAYFKNIVCLLFIANEGLSLLENAGNLGVPIPDILKKALKQIGDKTETESEGGKNE from the coding sequence ATGAGATATTTAGTTGACAGCCCGATTTTATCGGGGATTTTCACGGCAGTAGTTGGCTTTCTAACATGGTTATTTGGAGGATGGGACGTTTTGATGTGCGTATTAGTGACTTTAATGGCGATTGATTATATTACCGGTCTGATGGTTGCTTACGTAACAAAAACACTTTCATCTGCGATCGGGCTCAAAGGCCTGTTTAAGAAGATTGCTGAGTTGTTCGTTGTCATGACAGCGGTTCAGATCGATATGGCAACCGGTCAAGGAGGGGCGTATTTTAAAAATATTGTGTGCTTGCTTTTTATTGCAAATGAAGGATTAAGTTTATTAGAAAACGCCGGAAATTTAGGGGTTCCTATTCCTGACATATTGAAAAAAGCATTGAAGCAAATCGGGGATAAGACAGAAACAGAAAGTGAAGGTGGAAAAAATGAGTAA
- a CDS encoding siphovirus ReqiPepy6 Gp37-like family protein gives MELYIYNKALALQNVMDTYGSLRWVRRYSECGEFELHCPFTVENILLLAQDNVIRKNDSDEVGYIEYRNIKKDEEGKENLIVKGKLGEGYLNRRIIWGTEILNTTYELAMRALVDKNCINPTDSDRIIETLILGDLGNFAGNVNFQVSYQNLLKTIEALCMEAELGNRVRFDKSLKKLKFEIFQGLDRTSSQTVNPQCIFSKEFDNILDQEYTDSIMDFKNVVLVGGIGEDADRRLVTVGSGTGMDRFEVFNDQKGLSNMVNNVAMTEAEYNALLASKGNETLTDTKKVQTFENGINLNSNLRYKMDFDLGDIVTCLSRKWGIAIDSRINEIEEVYEEKGMEVNIVFGKEMPRTIAQKIKLL, from the coding sequence ATGGAGCTGTATATTTACAATAAAGCGCTGGCTTTGCAGAATGTTATGGATACTTATGGTTCCCTTCGTTGGGTAAGGCGTTATTCTGAGTGTGGCGAATTTGAATTACATTGTCCATTTACGGTCGAAAATATCCTATTGTTGGCCCAGGACAATGTCATCAGAAAGAATGACAGCGATGAAGTTGGTTACATCGAATACCGAAATATCAAAAAGGATGAAGAAGGAAAAGAAAACCTGATTGTCAAAGGGAAATTGGGAGAAGGTTATCTGAATCGGCGCATCATTTGGGGAACTGAAATTCTCAATACCACTTATGAGCTGGCGATGCGGGCGTTGGTTGATAAAAACTGTATCAATCCTACGGATTCAGACCGCATTATTGAAACGCTGATACTTGGTGATCTTGGCAATTTTGCTGGTAATGTCAATTTTCAGGTTTCCTACCAGAACTTACTTAAAACAATTGAGGCATTATGTATGGAAGCAGAACTTGGAAATAGAGTCCGATTTGACAAGTCATTAAAGAAATTAAAGTTTGAAATCTTTCAAGGGTTGGATCGGACATCAAGCCAGACGGTTAATCCTCAGTGCATTTTCAGCAAAGAATTTGACAATATTCTGGATCAGGAATATACCGACAGCATCATGGATTTCAAGAATGTCGTATTAGTTGGAGGAATCGGTGAAGACGCTGATCGGCGTCTTGTGACTGTTGGCAGTGGTACCGGTATGGATCGCTTTGAAGTGTTCAATGATCAGAAGGGCCTATCGAATATGGTTAATAATGTGGCTATGACAGAGGCTGAGTACAACGCTTTATTAGCCAGTAAAGGAAATGAAACGCTCACCGATACCAAAAAGGTGCAGACCTTTGAGAATGGCATAAACCTGAATTCGAATTTACGATACAAAATGGATTTTGATCTTGGTGATATTGTGACGTGTTTGTCAAGAAAATGGGGGATTGCTATTGATAGCCGGATCAATGAAATTGAAGAAGTGTATGAAGAAAAAGGTATGGAAGTAAATATTGTCTTCGGGAAAGAGATGCCCCGGACAATTGCACAGAAAATAAAACTATTATGA
- a CDS encoding phage tail family protein: protein MRKIKYINSLGEELLFGNSAPFILQKFEESQGVNNYNFKGVGQDGETYLGNTLDPKDVNLTVVIIASTSGLYNQYKEKLYRVFNPKLGQGYLVYNDYLKERKIKCIPEKIPFLKDAIKSGTGLINLTAYEPFWKDLQESRDEIALWVGDFEFDLEIPEDTGIEIGHREPSLIVNCLNDGDVETGIRIEFKALATLTNPSLFNVNTREFIKIKKTMAAGEVISISTYFGDKRIISKLNGVETNAFYSIDEDSTFLQLDKGDNLFRYDADSGLDNLEVTIYHYNNYLGV, encoded by the coding sequence ATGCGGAAAATAAAATACATCAATTCCTTAGGGGAAGAGTTGCTTTTTGGTAATTCAGCCCCTTTTATTTTGCAGAAATTTGAAGAAAGTCAGGGTGTCAATAATTATAATTTCAAAGGTGTTGGCCAGGACGGGGAAACCTATCTTGGTAACACCCTAGATCCCAAAGACGTAAATCTTACGGTTGTGATTATCGCAAGTACATCTGGCTTATATAATCAGTACAAAGAAAAGCTCTACCGGGTTTTTAACCCGAAGCTTGGTCAGGGCTACCTGGTCTATAACGATTATCTTAAAGAGCGAAAAATAAAATGCATTCCGGAAAAGATACCATTCTTAAAAGATGCGATTAAGTCCGGTACCGGTCTGATTAACCTAACGGCCTATGAGCCATTCTGGAAGGATCTACAGGAAAGCCGGGATGAAATTGCCTTGTGGGTAGGAGACTTTGAATTTGATTTGGAGATCCCGGAGGACACCGGCATTGAGATCGGGCACCGGGAACCGAGTCTGATTGTGAACTGTTTGAATGATGGCGATGTCGAAACGGGTATCCGCATTGAATTTAAGGCATTGGCTACGCTCACTAACCCGTCGCTTTTTAATGTCAACACCAGGGAATTTATTAAGATCAAGAAAACCATGGCAGCCGGGGAAGTGATTTCGATATCTACCTATTTTGGGGATAAGCGGATTATTAGCAAGCTGAATGGCGTGGAAACCAATGCGTTTTATAGCATCGATGAGGATTCAACCTTCCTGCAGCTGGATAAAGGCGATAACTTGTTTCGTTATGATGCCGATTCCGGACTGGATAATCTGGAAGTGACCATCTACCATTACAACAATTATCTGGGGGTGTAG
- a CDS encoding phage tail tape measure protein — translation MAFEIFKLFGSIFVDTSEANNEMDLAGNNAEILGKKFGAVADKADSIRNGLNSAGEGFSKYVTAPIVALGAASVVAFNAVDDGMDVMIKATGATGDAAGDLEKVFKNVSGSVIGSFDDVGGAIGEVNTRFGTTGDGLESMSKDFLKFAEITGVDATQGVQLVSRAMSDAGIDTADYKTILDQLSAASQASGISVESLTENLTKYGAPMRALGFDTQESIAIFAGWEKAGVNTEIAFSGMKKAISNWAAAGKDPREEFKKTLKAIEETPDIASATTMAIETFGQKAGPDLADAIKGGRFSYEEFLAVVENSDGTLDGTYDELLDGGAKFEMSMQNIQESLAGLGETIMNVLAPMMETAAEKIQGVADWFDSLDEGQQEFIVKIGMVAAAIGPVLLILGGLAGAVSNVAGLFATGGILNGALGTASASLATGAEGAVGMGSSLAALTGPVAIVVAAIAGFIAILVGAWQNSETFRKSAEMAFNSVSVHAFEAFSRIAEALAPAKEAFQGFIDGIGPVLGQIGDFIGNQIIPIVKDFINGFIDGFANIIVAIAPFIEAIGNLLSFISNFVGLVFALLNGDWAAAWEFAKAMGQNAVDFLANVFQGLYNWVSLIFQSILDFIKGIWDGIVQHTTDTWNGVVTFLENAWKTIYDNTIGKITEMAKGVAAKWEETKSDTQTKWANIRDDLASKVGEIYSKVTSKIKETADDVASKWQTSKDDSQTKWANIRDDLGTKAGEIFTNVTTKIHEIVTELPKKWDSIKEAASDAWGKEPNGIVPKILSLVGALPGKLFSLAKDMLSELVKGINDNTSVTNLTDAVGGLVQTVLTKFREGFGIASPAKKLFEIGKYMIQGLINGLNGDNLIAFVNSMVEEIKAAFANGNFNLKAAIDFVGSGAAEFFKSIGIGGSDFGSLVAPVNGSITSWFGNRDDVGDVGSKYHEGIDIGVPEGTPVGSAGAGTVIQAGWNGGYGNSITIDHGNGLETLYGHLSEVLVNVGDLVAQLQTIGLSGNTGNSTGPHLHFSVIKDGEQVDPASIFGYASGTNYATAGLHWVGENGRELVNFKGGERVYDAETSELLARGNVTMEVTINSPTALSPAKTAKLLKRSVQELLMT, via the coding sequence ATGGCGTTTGAGATCTTTAAACTGTTTGGTTCGATTTTTGTTGATACGAGCGAAGCCAATAATGAAATGGATCTGGCCGGAAATAATGCCGAGATCTTAGGTAAAAAGTTCGGTGCCGTGGCTGATAAGGCTGACAGTATCCGGAATGGATTAAATTCAGCGGGAGAAGGGTTTTCAAAATATGTGACCGCTCCGATTGTTGCTTTAGGGGCTGCCAGTGTGGTGGCCTTTAATGCGGTTGATGATGGCATGGACGTTATGATTAAGGCTACCGGAGCCACCGGCGATGCTGCCGGCGATTTAGAAAAAGTATTCAAAAATGTTTCGGGGTCAGTCATCGGTAGTTTTGACGATGTCGGTGGAGCGATTGGGGAGGTTAATACCCGCTTTGGAACCACTGGCGATGGCCTGGAAAGTATGAGTAAAGACTTTCTAAAATTTGCTGAGATTACCGGAGTGGATGCCACCCAAGGAGTCCAGCTTGTTTCCCGGGCAATGAGCGACGCAGGGATTGATACAGCCGATTATAAAACAATCCTTGATCAATTATCAGCTGCCAGTCAAGCATCTGGAATTTCGGTTGAATCACTGACTGAGAATCTGACCAAATATGGTGCGCCAATGCGAGCCCTTGGATTTGATACCCAGGAAAGCATCGCTATCTTTGCCGGATGGGAAAAAGCCGGGGTTAACACTGAAATTGCATTTAGTGGGATGAAAAAAGCCATTTCTAACTGGGCAGCAGCGGGTAAAGATCCCCGGGAAGAATTTAAAAAGACTCTAAAAGCCATTGAAGAAACGCCGGATATTGCCAGCGCAACGACGATGGCTATTGAGACATTTGGTCAAAAGGCGGGACCTGATTTAGCCGATGCAATCAAAGGCGGTCGGTTCTCTTATGAGGAGTTTTTAGCAGTCGTTGAAAATTCTGATGGAACCTTAGACGGAACTTATGATGAATTACTGGATGGTGGCGCAAAATTTGAAATGTCGATGCAAAACATTCAGGAATCCTTGGCTGGGCTTGGCGAAACCATTATGAATGTGCTGGCTCCGATGATGGAGACAGCAGCGGAAAAAATACAAGGTGTGGCGGATTGGTTTGACAGCTTAGATGAGGGACAACAGGAGTTTATTGTAAAAATCGGGATGGTAGCAGCAGCTATTGGCCCGGTTTTATTAATTTTAGGCGGTTTAGCTGGGGCTGTGTCCAACGTTGCCGGACTATTTGCCACCGGGGGTATACTTAACGGAGCCTTGGGAACAGCATCAGCATCCCTTGCCACTGGTGCCGAGGGTGCTGTGGGAATGGGTTCTTCTTTGGCGGCGTTAACGGGTCCGGTGGCTATTGTTGTAGCGGCTATTGCTGGTTTTATTGCGATACTGGTCGGCGCCTGGCAGAATTCAGAGACGTTTAGAAAATCGGCAGAAATGGCCTTTAACTCCGTAAGCGTCCATGCATTTGAAGCGTTTAGTCGCATTGCCGAGGCGTTAGCTCCGGCTAAAGAGGCGTTCCAGGGTTTTATTGATGGGATCGGCCCGGTGCTTGGACAGATCGGTGATTTCATAGGGAATCAGATAATACCAATCGTTAAAGATTTTATTAATGGTTTTATCGACGGCTTTGCGAACATTATTGTAGCAATTGCGCCATTTATTGAAGCTATCGGTAATCTGCTCAGTTTCATCAGTAATTTTGTTGGTTTGGTCTTTGCCCTGCTAAATGGAGATTGGGCAGCAGCCTGGGAATTTGCCAAGGCTATGGGACAGAATGCGGTTGATTTTCTAGCTAATGTTTTTCAAGGGCTTTACAATTGGGTGAGCCTGATATTTCAAAGTATCTTGGATTTTATAAAAGGTATTTGGGATGGCATTGTACAGCATACAACCGATACCTGGAATGGGGTTGTAACCTTCCTTGAGAATGCTTGGAAAACGATCTATGACAACACGATTGGGAAGATTACCGAAATGGCAAAGGGTGTTGCTGCTAAATGGGAAGAAACAAAAAGTGATACTCAGACGAAATGGGCGAACATCCGGGATGATCTGGCCAGTAAGGTTGGTGAAATTTATTCAAAGGTTACCAGTAAAATAAAAGAAACCGCTGATGATGTGGCATCCAAATGGCAAACCAGCAAAGATGATTCTCAAACGAAGTGGGCGAATATTCGCGATGATTTGGGGACAAAAGCTGGTGAAATTTTCACAAACGTAACTACAAAAATTCATGAAATTGTTACGGAACTTCCTAAAAAATGGGATTCGATCAAAGAAGCCGCTAGTGATGCTTGGGGTAAAGAACCTAATGGCATAGTACCTAAAATATTAAGCCTTGTTGGGGCATTACCTGGCAAATTATTTAGTCTTGCGAAAGATATGCTGTCTGAATTGGTAAAAGGAATCAATGATAATACGAGCGTTACCAATCTAACTGATGCCGTTGGTGGATTAGTTCAGACGGTTTTAACAAAATTCAGAGAAGGATTCGGGATTGCATCCCCAGCGAAAAAACTGTTTGAAATTGGTAAATACATGATTCAGGGATTGATAAATGGTTTGAATGGGGATAACCTTATAGCATTTGTCAACAGCATGGTCGAAGAGATTAAAGCAGCATTTGCCAATGGAAATTTCAATTTAAAAGCTGCTATTGACTTCGTTGGTAGCGGTGCTGCAGAATTCTTCAAGAGCATTGGTATTGGTGGTTCTGATTTTGGTAGCTTGGTAGCTCCAGTGAACGGAAGTATCACTTCATGGTTCGGCAATCGTGATGATGTTGGAGATGTCGGTTCAAAATATCATGAAGGGATTGATATCGGCGTGCCAGAAGGAACACCTGTTGGCTCCGCCGGAGCTGGGACAGTAATTCAAGCCGGTTGGAATGGAGGTTATGGAAATTCAATAACCATAGACCACGGTAATGGTCTTGAAACACTTTATGGGCATCTCTCCGAGGTGCTTGTAAATGTTGGTGACTTAGTCGCCCAGCTGCAGACGATTGGTCTTTCCGGAAATACCGGAAATAGCACTGGCCCCCATTTGCATTTCTCCGTTATTAAAGATGGTGAGCAGGTAGATCCGGCCAGTATTTTTGGTTACGCTTCAGGAACCAATTATGCAACGGCTGGCCTTCACTGGGTGGGAGAAAATGGTCGAGAGTTGGTTAATTTTAAAGGTGGCGAAAGGGTTTACGATGCTGAAACAAGCGAGCTACTTGCCAGAGGTAATGTGACCATGGAGGTCACCATTAACAGCCCAACGGCTTTATCACCAGCCAAAACGGCCAAATTACTAAAGCGGTCAGTGCAAGAATTATTAATGACTTAG
- a CDS encoding chitobiase/beta-hexosaminidase C-terminal domain-containing protein — protein MGKVRTGYNPKTMENLHTGAGAFFKNFIVGTDTYESARLGGKLIGATQGGGEFKAAAEIRNIEIDGLPGKGKGTEIIDYIDVSMTMNFIETTPAILAMALGAADVDTTTNGTYDIITGRNAFEDGDYVDNITYIGTITGSEEPIIIQVFNALSTDGLNIKVEDKKEGVIPVTVYGHYEDTGEGTLDAPPYRIYYPKGSNVATPVASVKGGTYATSQTVSLTCATVGATIYYTTNGFEPTADDTAYSTEITVATDTILKAKAMKSGMADSATMTETYRIGE, from the coding sequence ATGGGAAAAGTACGAACAGGTTACAATCCGAAAACCATGGAGAATCTCCATACTGGTGCCGGTGCGTTTTTTAAAAATTTTATTGTCGGTACGGACACCTATGAATCTGCCCGACTTGGTGGAAAACTCATTGGAGCTACTCAGGGCGGTGGTGAGTTTAAGGCGGCTGCTGAGATTCGAAACATTGAGATTGATGGACTGCCCGGAAAAGGCAAAGGGACTGAGATCATTGATTATATTGATGTATCCATGACCATGAACTTTATTGAAACTACCCCGGCAATTTTAGCCATGGCTCTTGGTGCTGCTGATGTTGATACGACCACCAATGGCACCTATGACATTATCACCGGACGAAATGCCTTTGAGGATGGGGATTATGTGGATAACATCACCTATATTGGAACCATTACCGGCAGTGAGGAGCCCATTATTATTCAGGTCTTCAACGCACTGTCAACCGATGGGTTAAATATCAAGGTTGAGGATAAAAAAGAAGGGGTCATCCCCGTTACCGTCTATGGACATTATGAAGATACCGGTGAAGGCACTCTGGATGCCCCGCCTTATCGGATCTATTATCCAAAAGGATCTAATGTTGCTACTCCGGTTGCCAGCGTGAAGGGTGGAACCTATGCAACCAGCCAAACTGTCAGCTTAACATGTGCAACAGTGGGCGCAACGATTTATTACACAACCAACGGTTTTGAGCCAACGGCAGATGATACGGCTTACTCCACTGAAATTACGGTGGCAACCGATACGATCTTAAAAGCAAAAGCAATGAAATCCGGAATGGCCGACAGTGCGACCATGACCGAAACTTACAGAATTGGAGAATAA
- a CDS encoding head-tail connector protein — MIESIRNALRIKNIVFDEEITDLIEACKLDLSISGVKIIDDTDPLIKQAVKTYVKANFGLDNKDGEKYMESYEAIKRHLALCGDYNVEPIEVIVLPEEGV, encoded by the coding sequence ATGATTGAATCAATCAGAAATGCCTTACGGATTAAAAATATTGTTTTCGATGAAGAAATAACCGATCTAATTGAAGCCTGTAAGCTGGATCTTTCCATATCCGGGGTGAAAATCATCGACGATACCGACCCGTTGATTAAGCAGGCGGTTAAGACCTACGTAAAAGCCAATTTCGGCCTTGATAACAAAGACGGTGAAAAATATATGGAAAGCTACGAAGCCATTAAACGGCATCTGGCTTTGTGTGGTGACTATAATGTGGAACCTATCGAAGTGATTGTTTTACCGGAAGAGGGTGTGTAA
- a CDS encoding phage major capsid protein, whose protein sequence is MTKEQYLKMRNELLAEVDGLINSGDVENANAKMAEVTALDNQFEAERTAQANAAALRGAPVVNIETQSVVNQGIEFGQVLASFGETTTETELHERAFYNFLVNKPSTQEEKAVFDRINTDYRNAVQTATDHQVVIPETVTAKIWQEIADAHPVLQDIFKTFVPGDLTLIKDDDSITDAEWIDEATSAEGDDVGFGTVELTGCELPKAVDVSWKIKKMAMGDFLNYIARKIAEKMGNAIAKSVFTGKGKPGESDTFKAQPKGVVTALNAEAGTPQVITFATADPLTYKKITSALAKIKSGYLGSGAAIYADNATIWNELANVLNEMGNPYFVPDPTGAGVGRMFGLPVKEEAAAEGNILIGNYGRGYAMNVNQDITLYQEDHIKARTTTYMSYSIIDGDVVTNKAFALIKKV, encoded by the coding sequence ATGACTAAAGAACAGTATTTGAAAATGAGAAACGAATTGTTGGCAGAGGTCGATGGATTGATTAATAGTGGCGATGTGGAAAATGCCAATGCGAAAATGGCCGAGGTTACGGCTCTGGATAACCAGTTTGAAGCCGAGCGAACGGCCCAGGCGAATGCTGCAGCCTTGCGAGGGGCGCCGGTGGTAAATATCGAAACACAGTCAGTTGTTAATCAAGGGATTGAATTTGGACAAGTACTTGCAAGTTTTGGTGAAACAACGACCGAAACAGAGTTGCATGAACGAGCCTTTTATAATTTTCTGGTAAACAAACCTTCAACACAGGAGGAAAAAGCGGTATTCGACCGGATCAATACCGATTATCGAAATGCCGTTCAAACTGCCACCGATCATCAGGTGGTGATTCCCGAAACCGTAACCGCTAAAATCTGGCAGGAAATTGCCGATGCTCACCCTGTATTGCAGGATATTTTTAAAACCTTTGTCCCCGGCGATCTTACGCTGATTAAAGACGATGATAGCATTACCGATGCTGAATGGATTGATGAAGCAACCTCGGCAGAGGGAGATGATGTTGGTTTTGGAACGGTTGAGTTAACGGGTTGCGAACTTCCGAAAGCCGTTGATGTATCATGGAAGATTAAGAAAATGGCCATGGGTGATTTCTTAAATTATATTGCCAGAAAAATTGCTGAAAAAATGGGGAATGCCATTGCTAAATCTGTTTTTACCGGAAAAGGAAAACCAGGCGAAAGCGATACCTTTAAAGCTCAGCCTAAAGGTGTGGTAACAGCTTTGAATGCAGAAGCAGGAACGCCACAGGTTATTACCTTTGCGACGGCTGATCCCCTGACCTATAAAAAGATTACATCGGCTTTGGCAAAAATTAAAAGTGGGTATCTGGGAAGTGGGGCAGCCATTTACGCCGATAATGCCACAATCTGGAATGAGCTGGCCAATGTTTTAAATGAAATGGGAAATCCTTATTTTGTTCCCGATCCTACTGGTGCCGGTGTTGGTCGTATGTTTGGCTTGCCGGTAAAAGAAGAAGCGGCGGCCGAAGGAAATATTCTCATTGGTAATTATGGCCGAGGTTATGCCATGAACGTTAATCAGGATATTACCTTATATCAGGAAGATCATATTAAGGCCAGAACAACCACCTACATGAGCTATTCAATTATTGATGGTGATGTGGTGACAAATAAGGCATTTGCGCTTATCAAAAAGGTATAG
- a CDS encoding head maturation protease, ClpP-related — MPVEIEVRGTIVPDGDKWIYDYFEQPCTTAADIRNKIRSANGDVLEVSVNSPGGDIFVASEIYTALKDYNNVKIKVTGLAASAASVIAMAGYCEMSPTAQMMVHNVWTRQSGDYRDMDSASDSLKKANRSIANAYCVKSGMSMEAALKLMDETTWMTAHDARALGLVDKVLFNVDDEEGFYQNQLFNSVLKENAKAMYAAIPRLSPSVIAKMRESRGNAPEKNENQENKLKALVDQNLESAKAYLNYLKLKGDVKND, encoded by the coding sequence ATGCCTGTTGAAATTGAAGTAAGAGGGACGATTGTCCCGGATGGTGATAAGTGGATCTATGATTACTTTGAACAGCCCTGCACTACGGCAGCAGATATCCGTAATAAGATTCGGTCGGCTAATGGTGATGTACTGGAAGTTTCGGTGAATAGTCCCGGTGGTGATATTTTTGTTGCATCGGAAATTTATACGGCCCTTAAGGATTACAACAACGTGAAAATCAAGGTGACGGGTTTGGCGGCCAGTGCTGCCAGCGTGATTGCGATGGCCGGTTATTGTGAAATGAGTCCGACCGCCCAGATGATGGTCCATAATGTGTGGACGCGTCAGAGTGGGGATTACCGGGATATGGATTCCGCATCGGACAGCTTAAAGAAAGCCAATCGTTCCATTGCCAATGCCTATTGTGTTAAATCTGGCATGAGCATGGAGGCAGCGTTAAAGCTGATGGATGAGACCACATGGATGACTGCCCATGATGCCCGGGCGCTGGGGCTTGTGGATAAGGTGCTGTTTAATGTTGATGATGAAGAGGGATTCTATCAGAATCAATTATTTAATAGTGTTTTGAAAGAAAACGCCAAAGCCATGTACGCAGCGATCCCCCGGTTAAGCCCTAGTGTGATTGCCAAAATGCGGGAATCCCGGGGAAACGCTCCGGAGAAAAATGAAAATCAAGAAAACAAACTAAAAGCCCTTGTTGATCAGAATCTTGAATCAGCAAAGGCTTATTTAAATTATTTAAAACTGAAAGGTGATGTAAAAAATGACTAA